The Pseudodesulfovibrio cashew genomic sequence TTATGGAAGCGCGCCGCATCGCTATCGGCGTGGAATGCCTTCTGCTCCTGACTGAATGTCATACCCGTCAATTCCGCCTGTAAGTCCTATTTCCACCCGGAACGCCGCAGCAGCCGGGTACGCCAATCCTTGTCCTGACTCAGGGATGAGACCGATTCGAGAACCAGCCCGGCCAGCGGGCACTGGACTCCGACAAAGGCCAGCAGGCCGCCCAGCAGACCGCTCGTATACGCAAAGAACCGCAGCAACCCGCCAGGCTCGTCCGCAAGGGAAAAGGTCAGGACCGGAATGGTCAGAAACAACCCTGCGATGACAACCAGGACAAAGCCGATCTCGGCCATGACGTGAAAAGGTCTGAGCTGCGTGGTGTTCAGTACGGTGAAGGCGATCAGGTCGAAAAGCCCCCTGTAGCGCAACAGGAAATACTTGGATTTCCCGTAAGGCCTGGGGTGGTGGCTTATCTCCACTTCGCTGAACCGGTAGCCATGGAGCATGGCGATGGCGGGCATGAGCCTGTGCATGTCGCCGCGCAGGTTGAACCGCTGGGCCACCTCCCGCGTGAAGGCCTTGAACCCGCAGTTGATGTCCTTGAAGACATGCCGCAAAAGAAGGGAGACCAGCAGATTGTACAGGGCCGAGACCGCCCCCTTGAGCACCCCGTCCTTTCGGTGGGCGCGGCATCCTCCGACAATGTCATACCCCTCCCCGAGCCGCGCCAGCAGCAGGGGAATTTCCTCGGGCTCCTCCTGGAGATCGGCATCCATTGTCACGAAGATTTCGCCCCGGGCGGCGTCCATGCCCTGCATGAGCGCCATGGATTTGCCATGATTCTTGTTGTG encodes the following:
- a CDS encoding glycosyltransferase family 2 protein, which translates into the protein MTESPKVSVIIPAYNEEQSLVELHRRVDATFKEEETSYELIFVDDCSTDGTLSVIRGLEAEHDNVVVLSHNKNHGKSMALMQGMDAARGEIFVTMDADLQEEPEEIPLLLARLGEGYDIVGGCRAHRKDGVLKGAVSALYNLLVSLLLRHVFKDINCGFKAFTREVAQRFNLRGDMHRLMPAIAMLHGYRFSEVEISHHPRPYGKSKYFLLRYRGLFDLIAFTVLNTTQLRPFHVMAEIGFVLVVIAGLFLTIPVLTFSLADEPGGLLRFFAYTSGLLGGLLAFVGVQCPLAGLVLESVSSLSQDKDWRTRLLRRSGWK